Part of the Vigna angularis cultivar LongXiaoDou No.4 chromosome 1, ASM1680809v1, whole genome shotgun sequence genome, GTTGGCCTTGGTTGGAAACTCTTCCTCTTGTGAAGGTCGTGGCTGGAGGGCCTAAGCATTTGCAACAGAACAGCCTTCAAGGAGTTGGCTTTTGCAGCCATGGAAAGGTCCCAATGGTTAGGGGTCCGAGGCAAGGATCGAGCCATGGCTCGGGGTGGCTTCTTGTGCTTGGTGCAGCGGAAGGAGCCAGGGTGCGTGGAGGGTGAGCAGGAGCAGGTGCGCGTGATCTGGTTGGGGTGGGAATGTTGGGaccttgatgatgatgatgatgatgatgatgatgatgatgatgatgatgatgatgatgatgatgtgaaGACAGTCTTTGATGCCATtgaagaaagggaagaaaaaagaaagaaagttagGAATGGTTTTAAGGGCAGAGAAAGAGGGAGAGTGATTTATGGCCTTGTGTTTGGGTGGAGATTCTTCTCCTTCACCACTTTTATAGGGCAACCACTCTCCTTGGAAGGACAATTCGGTCTTTCTCTCTACCTTCTCTTCTCATGCAACCATTCTTCCTCATCAATGTTTAAATCATATTACAAGGTTAAGGTGGTTGTAAATTACAACCTTATCAAATGTAATTACAACTATGGATATGTCTTCATCTCAGATCATTCTGTAATATTTTGTtacataacaaaatattattaacaagtTTCAATGTTCAGCCAACCGATttcatttctcatatttttggtagacaattatttttatacagtttaaagaattaaaatttaacgagatattatttttaatggcTTATCATGAAAGTTgctgttttaaataaataaatagtatattGAATTGTATTACCGCATAATAAAATGTAGTTTATAAGAGAGATATTTTTGGAAGGAGAAATTAGTGTTTGTGGTGGGTTGAAGAAGTCGTTGATTAGTACAGCAGGAGTCTGGAAGCAATGGTGGATGGTCCAATCATTAAGTATGCTGAGTCAATTTAAAGGAccttttggtcaaattaagtgGACCGGTCTTCTTTCTTGcaggagaagatgaaga contains:
- the LOC108338793 gene encoding uncharacterized protein LOC108338793; this translates as MASKTVFTSSSSSSSSSSSSSSSSSSSRSQHSHPNQITRTCSCSPSTHPGSFRCTKHKKPPRAMARSLPRTPNHWDLSMAAKANSLKAVLLQMLRPSSHDLHKRKSFQPRPTRFSLMNADTAAVAVS